The Rhodothermaceae bacterium genome window below encodes:
- a CDS encoding PIG-L family deacetylase: MTLHTSVAAQEPLRIIAFGGHPDDCEVRAAGVASMWAAMGHKVKFVSVTNGDIGHYAMAGGPLALTRKAEIEDCQEILGIEESIMLDNHDGELMPTLENRKTIARLIRDWQADIVLGPRSNDYHPDHRYTAILVQDAAFMVTVPFFTPTVPRVEKNPVFLYYHDRFQRPYPFEPDIAVDIGPVGDQKYGCMAALRSQFSDWNAWLAGYHDEVPEDEEARKAWIRERFQARDAHVADTYRDLLIQYYGEERGNAIEFAEAFEISEYGSQPTPEQLRALFPFFDE, encoded by the coding sequence ATGACCCTTCACACTTCCGTGGCAGCGCAAGAGCCGCTTAGGATTATTGCCTTTGGAGGGCATCCAGATGACTGCGAGGTACGTGCTGCTGGGGTCGCCTCTATGTGGGCAGCGATGGGGCATAAGGTCAAATTTGTCTCCGTTACCAATGGAGATATCGGCCATTATGCAATGGCGGGTGGTCCGCTAGCTCTTACACGAAAGGCCGAAATCGAAGACTGCCAGGAAATACTTGGGATCGAAGAATCCATTATGCTTGACAACCATGACGGGGAGCTCATGCCCACGCTGGAGAACCGTAAGACCATTGCTCGATTGATTCGGGACTGGCAGGCGGATATTGTTTTGGGTCCGCGTTCAAATGACTATCATCCAGATCATCGGTATACAGCGATCCTAGTTCAGGATGCCGCATTCATGGTGACCGTTCCCTTTTTCACACCGACGGTTCCACGCGTGGAAAAAAACCCGGTATTCCTGTACTACCATGATCGTTTCCAGCGACCTTATCCTTTTGAGCCGGATATCGCGGTGGACATTGGTCCAGTCGGAGACCAGAAGTATGGTTGTATGGCCGCGCTAAGAAGTCAGTTTTCCGACTGGAATGCATGGCTTGCAGGATATCATGATGAGGTTCCTGAAGACGAAGAGGCTCGTAAGGCTTGGATTCGCGAGCGCTTCCAAGCTCGGGATGCACATGTAGCGGATACTTACAGAGATTTACTCATACAGTATTATGGGGAAGAGCGTGGGAATGCGATCGAATTTGCAGAAGCGTTCGAGATCTCGGAATACGGGAGTCAGCCAACACCGGAGCAGCTCAGAGCACTGTTTCCCTTTTTTGATGAGTAA
- a CDS encoding SDR family oxidoreductase, producing MQLQGKTFIVTGSAGGIGRSIARACIQDGAQILLVDRNEAGLHETQSMLGQRSKVHVDDLLDPESASRIVKSAIDHYGDLHGIVNNAALLTRSTIESTTPELFDRVVNVNAKAPLLLIKAGLKYLAKSKGSVVNIGSINAHCGEQPLLAYSMSKGALMTMTRNLGDSLHVQYGVRVNQVNPGWVLTEHEYQIKMDDGLPEDWPSRLPHDIAPSGGLVSPETIAAAVVFWLSDQSRPVSGSVIDMEQYPVIGRYPVKEVT from the coding sequence ATGCAGTTACAAGGAAAGACATTCATCGTCACAGGGTCCGCGGGTGGTATCGGACGATCCATTGCCCGGGCCTGTATTCAAGATGGAGCACAGATACTCCTAGTGGATCGGAATGAAGCCGGGTTGCATGAGACACAGAGCATGTTGGGGCAGCGCAGCAAGGTACATGTCGACGATTTGCTGGATCCAGAATCTGCGTCTCGTATTGTTAAATCTGCGATCGATCATTATGGAGATTTACATGGAATCGTAAATAATGCTGCACTCCTGACGAGGTCAACGATTGAATCGACAACGCCTGAGCTTTTTGATCGGGTAGTGAATGTCAATGCAAAGGCTCCACTCTTGCTCATTAAGGCAGGGTTGAAGTATTTGGCCAAAAGCAAGGGGAGTGTTGTGAATATCGGATCCATCAATGCACACTGCGGAGAGCAGCCACTACTCGCCTACAGCATGTCTAAGGGTGCATTGATGACGATGACGCGCAATCTTGGAGATAGTCTCCATGTACAATATGGTGTTCGGGTGAACCAAGTTAATCCGGGATGGGTATTGACCGAGCACGAATACCAGATCAAGATGGATGATGGATTACCCGAGGATTGGCCGAGTCGTTTACCACATGATATAGCTCCATCTGGAGGGCTCGTTTCACCCGAGACGATTGCCGCAGCCGTTGTTTTTTGGCTCAGTGATCAGTCCCGCCCCGTCAGTGGCTCAGTGATCGACATGGAACAGTATCCAGTCATCGGACGATACCCGGTCAAGGAGGTAACATAA
- a CDS encoding carbon-nitrogen hydrolase family protein, with amino-acid sequence MEIGSDSLTLALVSEVFSTEDELVSSLKAARSQGADLAVLPELPLNEWSPATKKARLEDAESSGGWREIIQCNAARRAEIAVLGGLIRVTRDGRRINLALLISAQGAIIDSSAKHVLPDEEGFWECDHYEPVADPPQVIEFMGAKVGIQICSDANRPTAAQLLAAQGAHVILAPRATSISSWKRWRLAYRAMALTASAWVVSVCRPRPEFGVEMGGPSLVVDPMGEVVLETTERIATVVLDRRAVEDARQSYPGYLAWPAKTYMTGWENILRSQQK; translated from the coding sequence ATGGAAATCGGATCGGATTCACTGACACTCGCACTCGTCAGTGAAGTCTTCAGCACGGAAGATGAGCTAGTGTCAAGCCTCAAAGCAGCGCGCAGTCAGGGGGCGGACTTGGCCGTCTTGCCCGAATTACCCTTGAATGAGTGGTCTCCGGCCACAAAAAAAGCAAGATTAGAGGATGCCGAAAGTTCAGGTGGCTGGCGGGAAATCATTCAATGCAATGCTGCCCGAAGGGCAGAAATTGCTGTGTTAGGAGGATTGATCCGGGTTACACGTGATGGTCGTCGCATTAACCTTGCATTGCTGATCAGCGCCCAAGGAGCAATCATAGATTCATCAGCGAAACATGTTTTGCCTGATGAAGAAGGATTCTGGGAATGTGACCACTACGAGCCTGTCGCAGATCCCCCACAGGTCATTGAGTTCATGGGTGCGAAGGTTGGGATCCAGATTTGTTCAGACGCCAATCGACCCACCGCAGCTCAACTTCTCGCCGCGCAAGGTGCACATGTGATTCTGGCTCCGCGAGCAACCAGTATATCTTCGTGGAAGCGATGGCGCCTCGCGTACAGGGCCATGGCACTGACCGCCTCTGCCTGGGTGGTGTCCGTATGCCGTCCCCGACCGGAATTCGGTGTAGAAATGGGAGGCCCCTCTCTAGTGGTTGATCCAATGGGAGAGGTTGTATTGGAAACGACGGAGCGTATTGCAACTGTAGTGCTGGATCGGCGTGCAGTCGAAGACGCCCGCCAATCGTATCCCGGCTATCTTGCATGGCCAGCTAAAACGTATATGACCGGCTGGGAAAACATTCTCAGAAGTCAGCAAAAATGA
- a CDS encoding amidohydrolase, translating into MKIRFLLFAFTLMFFPGILVAQKAKITQELDARADEYFDVAHQIWGWAELGYQEEKSSALLQQVLANEGFSVESGIVGIPTAFVAEYGSGTPVIAILAEFDALPGLSQKATPVREPLVSDGSGHACGHHLFGAASVGAAVAVKDWLAASGQSGTIRLYGTPAEEGGAGKVYLVREGLFNDVDAVLHWHPSDRNDASPATTLANRSAKFRFYGRSTHAAGAPERGRSALDGVEAMNMMTNLLREHVPQETRIHYVITRGGLAPNVVPDYAEVYYYVRHPFAQTLEEIFPRVVQAAEGAALGTGTTMDYEIIHGLHSVLPNDVLSHAILANMKSVGGVTYDAEEQQFAEEIRKTLDATSIPLGSEATIQPFAPRTTKGSTDVGDVSYMAPTAGFNTATWVPGTAAHSWQAVAAGGMSIGKKGLVLASKVLAMTAIDLVLDEELLLAAREEFYQRRGSDFEYRPLLGDRAPPLDYRK; encoded by the coding sequence ATGAAAATCAGATTCTTACTGTTCGCTTTCACTTTGATGTTTTTCCCAGGCATCCTAGTAGCACAGAAAGCGAAAATCACCCAGGAACTGGATGCCAGAGCCGATGAATACTTCGATGTGGCTCATCAAATATGGGGGTGGGCAGAATTGGGATATCAGGAGGAGAAAAGTAGTGCCTTGTTGCAGCAGGTACTCGCGAATGAGGGGTTTTCTGTTGAATCAGGTATTGTGGGGATTCCCACAGCTTTTGTGGCAGAGTATGGCAGTGGTACTCCGGTCATTGCTATTCTGGCCGAGTTTGATGCCTTGCCGGGATTATCACAAAAGGCAACGCCGGTTCGAGAGCCATTGGTAAGTGATGGATCAGGACACGCGTGTGGGCATCATTTATTCGGTGCTGCATCTGTCGGTGCTGCGGTAGCAGTCAAGGATTGGTTGGCAGCCAGCGGGCAGAGCGGTACGATTCGGCTTTATGGTACCCCCGCCGAAGAAGGTGGGGCAGGGAAAGTATATCTGGTTAGAGAAGGACTTTTCAACGATGTAGATGCAGTGCTTCACTGGCATCCAAGTGATCGGAATGATGCCAGTCCAGCAACGACACTGGCGAATCGTTCAGCAAAATTTAGATTCTATGGACGCTCTACACACGCGGCGGGAGCCCCTGAGCGGGGTAGAAGTGCACTTGATGGTGTGGAGGCCATGAATATGATGACCAACCTGCTCCGGGAACATGTACCTCAAGAAACACGCATCCACTATGTCATTACACGCGGAGGACTTGCCCCTAATGTTGTCCCAGACTATGCAGAGGTCTATTACTACGTCCGCCATCCCTTCGCTCAAACTCTCGAAGAGATCTTTCCACGAGTGGTTCAAGCAGCAGAGGGCGCGGCCCTGGGAACAGGTACAACCATGGATTATGAGATTATCCATGGTTTGCACAGTGTGTTACCTAACGACGTATTATCTCATGCAATTCTAGCCAATATGAAGTCTGTTGGAGGGGTGACGTATGATGCAGAGGAGCAGCAGTTTGCCGAAGAAATCCGGAAAACTTTAGATGCCACCTCAATTCCTTTAGGCTCAGAGGCTACAATCCAACCGTTTGCACCGAGGACGACCAAGGGGTCTACAGATGTTGGAGACGTAAGCTATATGGCACCAACGGCAGGTTTCAATACAGCCACTTGGGTTCCTGGAACTGCCGCTCATAGCTGGCAAGCTGTTGCTGCAGGGGGGATGAGTATTGGGAAGAAGGGGCTTGTACTGGCCTCAAAGGTTTTAGCGATGACTGCGATAGATCTCGTATTGGATGAGGAATTGTTGCTTGCGGCAAGGGAAGAGTTTTATCAAAGAAGAGGTTCAGACTTTGAATATCGACCTCTACTTGGGGATAGGGCCCCACCGTTGGATTATCGAAAATAG